ATGCGGATGTTAAGTTCAGGCATGTAATGATCCCGAATGGTTGTGTCCTTCACCCAAGAGTCACAGCTCATGTCATAGTCGTCGAGGGCATCCCTGTAGTGGTGTAGGAGCGCCCTCTCGGGGTTAAAGGGGCGGGACTCCCAGGGATCCAGCAGCTGCTTGCTGACGTGGTGTATTCCCACTTCGAACACACGGCGAGGCATCACCATGACCTTAGTCAGAACCTAGGATAAAGACACAAAACAACCTGCTAACACGTCTTGCAGCAAACTGGATTTTTAATACACGGACTAATATGTCTACCAGTGTTCATATTGTCATTCCATTATGCCAGGCTGCATTAGTGACAATCTGCATGCATCGTCCATTAAACTGACACTACGTAAACTCTTTTGAGTGGAAACAAGAGATGCAAAAGCCTAATGCATCCGATGCGAGGcgattaaaagaagaaaaaaaaatcataataatcatgataataataaagtgaacgATTCAAGGAAAATGTTACACGTACTATGCTAATAACCTCTGTCCTTGCTGTCGAGAAAACGGTCATGACGTCGTCGGGGAGCTGGGTAGCCACCAGAGGGTCGAAAAACGCCGACACAAAGCTGTAGCCACACGTGTCGTTTGGCAGTTCTGGCGGAATGATCTCGGAGTAAGTTCTGAAGCATCCAACATACAAGTCTGACTACATGTGGAAGGAGCGAAGAACGACTTTACCTGGAGTCATTGTCGACTATCCGCTATCCAGCTAGATGCACCAAGTTTAGTCATTAGTTTGGGATCGTACAGGTACAAATGTCAAACTGACAAATACTAACGGAAGAGAATGTTGTCACAGTAAGTAAAATTTGTTCATTACTGCACAAAAACATATTGTTAACAATTACGTCAACCTGACAAGCAGAAAAGAGTATGTTTACAGTatgttaaatgtgttatttattgcaCAAACGCATATTGTTAATTACGTGAAAGTGAGATgctcaacaaacacacagagacaaaagcagaaaaatgtaatgtctcacacacacaagcaatccTGATAAACACACACCGGCACACACGCAACCGTGAACCATCGCGCCAACCTGCATGCACTCTAAAGTCGACATCGAAATGACCCTGACCTTGCATCCTTGGAGTGAGGCACGATGAACTCATCGATGTCGTGGAAAGCAGTGTAGACGGACTGCGCCATGGTGCGGTACAGACAGTCGTTGTGGACCACCAGTTGACCATGGTACCAGATGTTGCTGGACATCTCCTTCGGCATTCGCCAAGGAATAACCGTAACCCAGCGCTGACGCGAGAGGAACACAACGATGCACAATGTTTACTAGAGCTTCATGATGTCTTGCAGCGCTTCGAATCCATTCACATGTCTATATGATGTTTGCATCTAACaaaatttgttcattttgtatCTAAGTTTGCTGTTGCTTGCAGAATTCGCTCCGCTATTTTGCCCTTATTTACGAGGAACATGTACTTGCTTTGAACTGGGTTAATAAAGATTCGAATGCTTTAGTACTAGTCGAATAGAAGAACACGATGGGACGATGGTTTTTGTTCCATTCATGTCTGAAGGCGCATTTGCTGAGTTAGTGGTTAGTGCTGGATTACTGACGTCGCGGGAGTTACATTAATTATTAggttattgttattatctttAGCTCTTCACTTTAGTACTAGTCGTAGGGGACACAGCTTGGGTGAACTGATGCCAGCCGGGACGGCCatgcgcgcgcgagagagaaagTCCCCCAGTGGACAGCAGATCCATCCCTTCACGTGTTACGCAGACTTCATGGGTACGTTGTCATTGGCCGGATGAGGATAACACTGAACTTACAGATACACTCGTACACTGTTGGTTATTTAACTATTACTGCAGATTGACAGCAAACAGAGGCTACACAAATCTTACACGTGACTTTGGTCGGTCAGCTAGACTGTCCTGGACTAGACGGTGTACTTAAAGTGGTAAAGAAATAGGAAACATGTTGTGGGTGCAAGACCTACAAagattttaaagtgttttattttaagcttAAGAGTTTGCAATCTAGAACTGTAAAAGGAGACTATTTCTAAATGGATTTTGTCACTCAGATATTATAATTGTCGGaaatgaaggttttttttcGACTTCAGTATCTTAACCTTGCTGGAACGgagtaaaatacaaataaacaaacaataagtaACTTCCCTGTTcacaatcaaccaatcaatcataGGAGAGAGACTTACTTTGCCTTCGTAATGCCTGAGCACCCGTCGCACTACCTTTGAGGTAGAGAAGTCGTAGAAGAAGATCTGCTGAACACCCAGTAGCCGTGTGAGTTCCAGAAACTCCACAAGTCGCTTGGGGCTCACGGAGCCAAAGAGTGGGGAGACACAGATGCTAAAGTTGTAGGCGAACTTGTCTGTGCTGACCTGGTCGGACATCAACGGGTACAAGCTATGATGAGTAACCTTTTGACGGAGGGTATCGACTACGCCCCACACTCCCTCTTTACCGCCGCAGAAGGCGCATTAGATTGGATCGCTAAATAAAAGAATCAATCTTTTCAAGATGACAAGAGAAAGTAGTTCTTCTTCCTAGGATGCTTCACTTAATagcttgtttttctgtttattcatgtctcctccacatacacacactcgcagAACAAGGTGTCAATCCCAGAAAACactttgtaaacgtttataaaaggTTTAAGTGCTATCAGTGTTCTAAGCAAACCCAAAGTGAGAGACATAGCTACGTCACAGACCTTTGACCGGAAGTGACTGTGGCGACACACGTTGTACAGGAACCGCAAAGCGTGCCTGTCGTTGCTAGATAAGTGCGACACAGTATCGCCAGCGTATAGATTAAGGTCACGTCCCAACGGCACAGAACAGGAGTAGATGAAGCCGAGATATTCCTTACCGTGATTTTCGCACATCTGGAAAATGGGATAGAAAGGAGAGTAGTCGATGAAGGCGGTCACAGGTGTTCAATGGGGTACTCATGACGGCACTTACACGTCAAAGACGAGTGTGGGTAAAGAGATGGGCGCGCACATCTCCATTGCATCAAAGATAGGATGAAGATTTTACAGAAGTCTGAGTAAAAATGGTCGTTTGAGTATGTAAAAATTGTTGGAGATAAGTGTGTGTTTACAAAGTAGTATGCGTCTGGCGTTCGTTACAAGTACTCACGAGAGTAGCGCTCCTGAACAAGCAAagacaataacattttacacaTGCGCGCACCTCATATTGTGCAGCCTCCGTTGTGTAGACGCCATTGTTTTCTCCGTAATCGAAGTGGCACAGCAGTCCCGCTTTGTTGGTGGAGTTGAGATGTATAATCACCATCATTCGCACCCACACCTGAAATACCGTAAAAGAAGTCTAAATCAGTAGGTCTTGTCGTGAAATGCCGTGTGTTGAATCAATATTCATTAGGTTTTGTCATTAAATACGGGTTAAGAGATCATGAAGCGAAGTCGCTGTTCCGTGGAAGTTACAGGTAAGCGTCTTGACTACCACGGGACTGTAATTGATGCAGCAGCGACGAGTTTTTGTCCCCCTCGATCAATCTAAtttacctctttgttttttCTAGTTAGCTGctgttgtcctttctctctcttggaATTGAGGACTATatgtaaaagaacaaaaactttgttttttttttctgtttgttttaccCTCGTCATTGTTATTCCTTCTAATGATCAGAACACTTTTGATGTACAGTCTcaagttttcttgtatttaaatCCTACATTAAAGAGGCTTTGATGAATTCCTAAATTATGCACCGTAACATCATCTTTGAACGAAACTTTTGCTGGTAATTCCATTACCTGTTCTCACTGAAATGAACACTCattactcttttatttttaactcctgttgcattattattttaagaaatggtttaaagagattttttttctaccgATTATAACTACCCTTTTCTTAAATGTGCATCGATcctgcatttaaaatattatgctgtatattaatttgatttttcccactttttttttaaagtgattgaCCTTTCACTTTTCTGACGTGACAGTTCTGGACGGGCGAAGAGCTGTCATTGCAATGTTTTGTTCTGtaatgtttgttgatcttcatgaaataaaaatttaattgaaaaaatatccCCTCGGTACCGTTCTAGATCATGGGcgaattgttttactttcaatgGGCCGACTGGGTGAACGTTTTCTGCGCTACACGAATATCAAAGCGCTTGACCTttagtgctctaaccactcggcccTTCGCTTCCCTTTAGCGCTTGTTATACCCACCCCTTAATCAATCTCTTCTAACggtgtaaaacaaatttaagtcAAATTTAAGAGTCATTCACTCAACTTGATCATGGCAATGAGGTCGAAGTTTGCAACATACATTGCGCTTCGTTTTTCCCCACcgctctctctcacttctcctctcctccccaccATACACAACCGCTCACCTTGTCCTGGCGGTCGTCGTGGTAGGCGGAGAAGACAGCCAGGCCGTCCATGACCCTAATTAAAGTGCTTTTGCTATAGTCTAgcgctttcttctttttcttcttcacggCCGACAGCATGTCCTGCGACTGCAAGCGGTCTCCAGCGGCGGTGGTGTTGTCTCTGTCAATCCTCATGATGTCGTCGACCAGGCGAAGGCTTGTCCCATTTTGGATTATATCCACTGTCGAGATGATGTCGAACACCTGCCTCTCTAACTGCAGTATCCCTTCCTCTAGGCCCTGTAGTTTCACGCGTGTGTCTTCTACGCTTGGCACCTGGCAGGAAGGTAGGTAACATCAATCCGGAAAGGTACTCTCGTGACTTTACCGTTGTTGCGGTATGGGGTGTGCTAGAGATACCCGGAGCCAGGCGCTGAGGGGATCCGGGGACTGGGGCAAATAGAATTCTGGGGCCTTTGGAAGCCCGCAAAGCATTCATAGAAGGGCACTAACTTATTACGGACTGTCTCATCCCGACGCTGCACTTTGCGGGGCGAAATGCGGTCCCCCCATGCTCAcatcttcccccccccccatctacTTTAGCGCAGGTGTCACGGTCTGCAACTTAACCCGAAAAGTACCTTTATTtccacagtgcgcaggcgcatgGGTCAACAGATGATGCATACGCAAACCGTGTAAAAGGGGAATATACAGTGAGAGGAGCGTGAGCACGAGAAGAGGTTTTGCTCATGTGCTAGGACAGAATGTCTTTAACAACATTATCAATTGTGGAAGATTCGCGGATCAAAGACGTGTCGATTGTAAAAGTAAGTGTTACACAAAACTACAAGCTACGGTCATATGACGGACATGACCTCTTAActcctgcgcctgcgcactgagAAGTAAAGTTGCTTCTCGTGTAACACTCAACCTTTTTTTCGCCGCGATGGCCGCACTGAACATGATAAAAAATCTCGTTCAGAACACGGTGGATTTTTCCAGAACCATGacgtttaaaattaaattatgttgtgtcttgTTAAAGTGAGTGGGCTGGATGAGGCACCCGCGCAGGCCGTACGTTGGGCACCCTGGCTTAGCctttgtgaagttctccgctgttaggcTCGGCGAGCcgaaacaatgaatgtgactaaaccggatgCTTTGTATATTATACACCAGCCCCGTTTTAGTagtaaactagaaaaaaatgtctgccagcagtcatgtaatacaagttcgttgtgaccagggccgtgcttaggggcaggcggacgaggcatctgtctagggccccgcgcttcaaggggccccgcgcttttgattgatatgtgactttagatcccaactaaaaccgtgtgatcgtggcgtgagggccccgcacatgccctttgcctcggggccccgcgggggctaagaactggcctggtTGTGACACCTCCTCTGCAGTACCCATCTTCACTCTCTCACTGTCGTACCCTCTAAAACTGTCCAAGCTAAGTTGCTGTGAAAAG
The sequence above is a segment of the Pomacea canaliculata isolate SZHN2017 linkage group LG6, ASM307304v1, whole genome shotgun sequence genome. Coding sequences within it:
- the LOC112565768 gene encoding beta-1,4-galactosyltransferase galt-1-like isoform X2 codes for the protein MSDQVSTDKFAYNFSICVSPLFGSVSPKRLVEFLELTRLLGVQQIFFYDFSTSKVVRRVLRHYEGKRWVTVIPWRMPKEMSSNIWYHGQLVVHNDCLYRTMAQSVYTAFHDIDEFIVPHSKDARTYSEIIPPELPNDTCGYSFVSAFFDPLVATQLPDDVMTVFSTARTEVLTKVMVMPRRVFEVGIHHVSKQLLDPWESRPFNPERALLHHYRDALDDYDMSCDSWVKDTTIRDHYMPELNIRMATAVEALKL
- the LOC112565768 gene encoding beta-1,4-galactosyltransferase galt-1-like isoform X1, coding for MSDQVSTDKFAYNFSICVSPLFGSVSPKRLVEFLELTRLLGVQQIFFYDFSTSKVVRRVLRHYEGKRWVTVIPWRMPKEMSSNIWYHGQLVVHNDCLYRTMAQSVYTAFHDIDEFIVPHSKDARTYSEIIPPELPNDTCGYSFVSAFFDPLVATQLPDDVMTVFSTARTEVISIVLTKVMVMPRRVFEVGIHHVSKQLLDPWESRPFNPERALLHHYRDALDDYDMSCDSWVKDTTIRDHYMPELNIRMATAVEALKL
- the LOC112566030 gene encoding uncharacterized protein LOC112566030; the encoded protein is MARGLRAIMLFFAIYVTGVVLFFQSLSRLSSSSSSVNSKLPVIIVYSDSDEEAATNNTIRSVPSVEDTRVKLQGLEEGILQLERQVFDIISTVDIIQNGTSLRLVDDIMRIDRDNTTAAGDRLQSQDMLSAVKKKKKKALDYSKSTLIRVMDGLAVFSAYHDDRQDKVWVRMMVIIHLNSTNKAGLLCHFDYGENNGVYTTEAAQYEMCENHGKEYLGFIYSCSVPLGRDLNLYAGDTVSHLSSNDRHALRFLYNVCRHSHFRSKRSNLMRLLRR